One stretch of Flavobacterium sp. 9 DNA includes these proteins:
- a CDS encoding T9SS sorting signal type C domain-containing protein translates to MSSQTKITTIYTDWNGYWKSNALTAAGNRPDTENNLLAFEWNNKTYSTGVNDNILNGKSITYSSQKFRALKIQTLGLDPASMYFLQGSKIDGDDAITKLIPPLAGTTATGAELASRLTDGVNGLTLGTGIANIKAGSAEFKVGTNNLNLNGLDDKIPDLIVTQVAEPGGNADTFKFVDKDNNVVGHALSTNFGSMSAIGTYSLDLFRADNAARAFTPAATRDIRMLAIETSEFGITAANAASVDRFVVTFSGSSDCAFIAFNTNSLKIAELTLVTKGTLTSCGKAGDKINYTFEVTNTGEVPVTDIKVTDALTGIAISGNPIASLAVGTKTTLTGVYTITAADVTAGKIINTGKVTGVDPSLNTVEFNNTPATTFLLTPPTISSFTNTTCTTLGTITLTDLLASGTWTVERSPGAVKTTSSGTSIILTGIPAGKYTYKVYNSCFMSPSSAEVTITNQSSTTWDGTTWSTGDPNATKSAIFAGPFTITADIEACSCTINSGVNIIVPAGRTLNIKNALNVVSGGSLTFQNNSSLLQTNGVTNTNTGNIIYQRNTEPIRRYDFTYWSTPITNAAQPYKLKDLSPGTLLDKYQSYNSTGSSWNIHLNGLKDMEPAVGYAVRAPQTFSITAPAVYPAVFTGTPNNGNYTVPIYGAKWSLIGNPYPSAIDAEKFIKINHDASPSVDVGSLYFWTHNSPPSSTPSAGGSYDYTSNDYAVFNLSGSTGTGPTPPPSGKIAACQSFFMLASAPGIVKFTNDMRISGSNNEFYKTTKANELEKNRVWLNLTSNQGAFKQVLVGYIEGATNDWDVNYDAATNNGNTFIDFYSINQADKLIIQGRALPFADTDRVPLGYKTTVAGDFIISIDHADGFFNNQAVYLEDKTTGKVTDLKAGNYTFTTAIGTFTDRFTIAYTKKTLGTGDFENTENDVLVSVKEKTIKVTSTQENIKEVAIYDITGKLLYNKKKVDSAELQIQNLQSSIQVLLVKVTLENDFTLTEKIIFQ, encoded by the coding sequence ATGTCTAGTCAAACCAAAATAACAACAATATACACAGACTGGAACGGCTATTGGAAATCAAATGCTTTAACCGCTGCTGGAAACAGACCTGATACCGAAAACAATTTACTGGCTTTTGAATGGAATAACAAGACATATTCTACAGGAGTAAATGATAATATTCTAAATGGAAAGTCTATTACGTATAGTTCTCAAAAATTTAGAGCGCTAAAAATTCAAACCCTGGGTTTAGACCCGGCGTCTATGTATTTTTTACAAGGTTCAAAAATAGACGGAGATGATGCAATTACAAAATTAATTCCCCCACTCGCAGGAACGACTGCAACAGGCGCCGAACTTGCTTCCCGACTTACAGATGGAGTTAACGGTTTAACTCTTGGAACGGGTATTGCCAATATAAAAGCAGGTTCAGCTGAATTTAAAGTGGGAACAAATAATCTTAATCTAAACGGTCTTGACGACAAAATTCCCGATTTAATTGTAACTCAGGTTGCAGAACCGGGAGGTAACGCAGATACTTTCAAATTTGTAGACAAAGACAATAATGTTGTCGGTCATGCCTTATCTACAAATTTTGGTTCAATGTCAGCTATTGGTACTTATAGCCTGGATTTATTCCGAGCTGATAATGCTGCCAGGGCTTTTACGCCCGCTGCAACCAGAGACATTCGAATGTTGGCAATTGAAACCAGCGAATTTGGTATTACAGCAGCAAATGCTGCAAGTGTCGATCGTTTTGTGGTTACTTTTTCCGGAAGTTCCGATTGTGCTTTTATAGCTTTTAATACCAATTCACTAAAAATCGCAGAGTTAACTTTGGTCACAAAAGGCACATTAACATCTTGCGGAAAAGCTGGAGACAAAATAAACTACACCTTTGAGGTAACCAATACTGGAGAAGTTCCTGTCACTGACATTAAAGTTACCGATGCCTTAACCGGAATAGCAATATCAGGAAATCCAATTGCATCATTGGCCGTTGGTACAAAAACAACTCTAACAGGAGTTTACACTATTACAGCAGCAGATGTTACTGCAGGTAAAATTATAAATACCGGAAAAGTTACCGGAGTCGATCCTTCATTAAACACCGTTGAATTTAATAATACACCTGCAACGACATTTTTGTTAACACCGCCAACGATCTCTAGTTTTACAAATACAACCTGTACCACTTTGGGAACTATTACATTAACTGATTTACTAGCTAGTGGAACATGGACTGTTGAAAGAAGTCCGGGAGCAGTTAAAACTACGAGCTCAGGAACATCAATTATACTGACAGGAATTCCGGCTGGAAAATATACTTATAAAGTTTACAACTCCTGTTTCATGTCGCCATCAAGTGCTGAAGTTACCATTACAAATCAATCTTCTACAACCTGGGATGGAACCACATGGTCTACTGGTGATCCAAATGCAACCAAAAGTGCCATATTTGCTGGACCTTTTACAATAACAGCAGATATAGAAGCTTGTTCCTGCACCATTAACTCAGGAGTTAACATAATTGTCCCTGCAGGACGTACTTTAAACATTAAAAATGCGCTTAATGTTGTCTCTGGAGGATCTCTAACATTTCAGAACAATTCAAGTTTATTGCAAACTAATGGAGTAACCAATACTAATACCGGCAATATTATCTATCAACGTAATACAGAACCAATTCGCCGATATGATTTTACTTATTGGTCAACACCAATAACAAATGCTGCTCAGCCCTATAAACTTAAGGACTTATCTCCGGGCACTTTATTAGACAAGTATCAGAGTTATAATTCGACAGGATCATCATGGAACATCCATTTAAACGGATTGAAAGATATGGAACCTGCTGTAGGTTATGCAGTAAGAGCTCCGCAAACTTTTTCGATTACTGCTCCAGCAGTTTATCCGGCAGTTTTTACTGGAACCCCTAACAATGGAAATTATACAGTTCCAATATATGGCGCAAAATGGAGTTTAATAGGCAACCCGTATCCATCAGCAATAGATGCAGAAAAATTTATTAAAATTAACCATGATGCTTCACCATCTGTAGATGTTGGATCATTATACTTTTGGACACACAATTCTCCGCCAAGTAGCACGCCTTCAGCTGGCGGTTCTTATGATTACACCAGTAACGATTATGCTGTCTTCAATTTATCTGGCTCAACAGGAACAGGCCCAACACCTCCACCATCAGGTAAAATAGCTGCCTGTCAATCTTTCTTTATGTTGGCTTCAGCACCTGGAATTGTTAAGTTCACAAATGATATGCGTATAAGCGGAAGCAATAATGAGTTTTATAAAACCACAAAAGCAAATGAGCTCGAGAAAAATCGTGTATGGTTAAATCTTACCAGTAATCAAGGAGCTTTCAAACAAGTTTTGGTTGGGTATATCGAAGGCGCAACAAATGACTGGGATGTTAATTATGATGCTGCTACAAATAATGGGAATACTTTTATAGATTTCTACAGTATTAATCAAGCAGATAAATTGATTATTCAGGGTCGCGCTTTACCATTTGCAGATACAGATCGCGTTCCGTTAGGATATAAGACTACAGTTGCTGGCGATTTTATTATTTCAATCGATCATGCTGACGGATTTTTTAACAATCAGGCAGTATATCTGGAAGATAAAACAACTGGAAAAGTTACAGACCTAAAAGCAGGCAACTATACTTTTACAACTGCAATAGGAACTTTTACAGACCGTTTTACAATTGCTTATACCAAAAAAACTCTTGGAACAGGAGATTTTGAAAACACTGAAAATGATGTTTTGGTTTCTGTAAAAGAGAAAACAATCAAAGTAACTTCTACTCAAGAAAACATCAAAGAAGTTGCTATTTATGATATTACAGGAAAACTTCTTTACAATAAAAAGAAAGTTGATTCGGCTGAATTACAAATACAAAACCTTCAATCGAGCATTCAGGTTTTATTGGTAAAAGTTACTTTAGAAAATGACTTTACATTAACCGAAAAAATAATATTTCAATAG
- a CDS encoding Ig-like domain-containing protein: MKKTLLLFLLLPFFGIAQTDLAKWNAVNSNLYKPTVKPNVVAADISATVNSSDFKYVNNSNENVFYDSSGWPVPSANGGTYDPTKYISLQITAAANYKLDLSSLSFECRSQGNTNNFRIKYSKDPNFVTGVKDLMAETISTSTWTTYNPSFLPEINPVLPTQTVYIRIYVYNTNNNFQLKIGSIATNGGPTIKGNITNFDPNSLLAINDYVTTTKDQVSNISLIGNDVKGSSNINSLTLTTRPSASEGTITVNPDYSVTFNPALSYIGSTSFMYTITNATQSSTATVYLTVNDFQEENLALWNGASSSLNPVLNSNVTSGPITASGGVQLTPVNNSGSNIFFETSQWPTPAVNGENFVQSTPKYVTFKISPDQNHKIDLTTFSFTHRKISSDGQKFQVQYSKDASFATGVKTFVAETSSTNSWATITKTFASDASTLVPNETMYIRFYVYNTNNAFHIQNGNGNSIGPVIKGYVRGLDTLTAYNDAATTPSNQSIPIPVLNNDVKGTIPLQTMTATQPATGGSVVVNGLTDITFTPTSGFIGTSTFTYTLYNGSIYSSATVTVNVTAPPCVATPTPGINRWNGYVYTYTGTPAPTTYVGTVYENPNFERDVQYGTITGDQSVAADNFCGPVPAENFMVRYLMQTTTTADTYNFTIGGDDGVRLYIDGNIVTLSPTDSWSDHGYNTYVAQVALNAGTHNFILEYYEKGGIARVSFSHGAVIGTNASLPFGINKWNVYGFNLPDINLQTASFAGMYVDPNLNFDTQLFWNKTKSPSYYSGWQGAPMPIDNFTITYKRKGFPCGRYQLVLPNCDDVAKIFINGVDIFTQNGYSNANVQVNGNTTYFLNENSTVEVRLREDAGDANVALTFIDTPTEYNGTGTIPPNSTSIKITANTTLSNDIEVCSCTINPNVILTVPSNKTLTVNQNITVGTGGKLLLEDGASLLQTSTTTNAYQGAADSFQVLRNTDLVKRYDFTYWSAPITKIPAYTMHDLSPGTLLDKYQSYDSSANAWKINLNGTDEMKPGVGYAIRAPQNFSITNPVTYPATFTGVPNNGDYSVQLYATNYSLIGNPYPSAIDAQKFITINHNATPSVDVGSLYFWTHNTPPSDKPSAGGTYDYTSNDYAVLNLSGSTSTGAKRPDGTYEPAPSGKIASCQSFFMQASGPGVVKFTNDMRVSGSNNEFYKTTKTNELDKSRIWLNLTSNQGAFKQALVGYIEGATNDWDVNYDATTMAGNSFIDFYSINQADKLSIQGRALPFTDTDRIPLGYKTTVAGDFTIAIDHADGLFDNQAVYLEDKTTGKVIDLKAGNYTFTTAIGTFTDRFTIAYTKKTLGTGDFENTENDLSVSVKEKTIKVISTKENIKEAAIYDISGKLLYNKKKVDAAELLVQNLQSANQVLLVKITLDNDYVVTKKIIFN; this comes from the coding sequence ATGAAGAAAACTCTACTTTTATTTTTATTGTTACCTTTTTTTGGAATTGCACAAACTGATCTTGCTAAGTGGAATGCTGTAAACAGCAATTTATACAAGCCAACAGTTAAACCAAATGTAGTAGCTGCGGATATTTCTGCTACGGTAAATTCTTCAGATTTTAAATACGTTAATAATTCAAATGAAAACGTATTTTATGACAGTTCAGGCTGGCCAGTTCCTTCAGCAAATGGAGGTACTTATGATCCAACCAAATATATTTCTTTGCAGATTACAGCTGCAGCAAACTACAAACTAGATTTGTCCAGTCTAAGTTTTGAATGCAGATCTCAAGGAAACACAAATAATTTCAGAATTAAATATTCCAAAGATCCAAACTTTGTAACCGGAGTTAAAGACCTGATGGCCGAAACAATAAGCACATCTACATGGACAACATACAATCCGTCTTTTTTACCTGAAATCAATCCTGTACTCCCTACCCAAACTGTGTATATCAGGATCTATGTTTATAATACCAACAATAACTTTCAATTAAAAATAGGCTCGATAGCAACAAATGGAGGTCCTACAATAAAAGGAAACATCACTAACTTTGATCCTAATTCACTTCTGGCAATAAATGATTATGTAACAACCACAAAAGATCAGGTAAGTAACATATCGCTAATAGGCAACGACGTTAAGGGTTCATCAAATATCAATAGCCTGACACTTACAACAAGACCAAGCGCGAGTGAAGGAACTATTACTGTTAATCCAGATTATTCGGTTACTTTTAATCCTGCTTTATCCTATATTGGCAGCACTTCATTTATGTATACAATTACAAACGCTACACAATCCTCTACTGCAACGGTTTACTTAACCGTTAATGACTTTCAGGAAGAAAATCTTGCGTTATGGAACGGTGCTTCATCAAGTCTTAATCCTGTACTTAACAGTAATGTAACTTCAGGACCAATAACTGCATCCGGAGGCGTACAGTTGACACCCGTTAACAATTCCGGAAGTAATATATTTTTTGAAACTTCGCAGTGGCCTACTCCTGCCGTAAATGGTGAAAATTTTGTCCAATCTACACCCAAATATGTAACCTTTAAGATTTCACCAGATCAGAATCATAAAATCGATTTGACAACTTTCAGCTTTACGCACAGAAAAATTTCAAGTGATGGTCAAAAATTTCAAGTGCAATACTCTAAAGATGCTTCTTTTGCTACAGGTGTAAAAACATTTGTTGCAGAAACATCAAGCACAAATAGCTGGGCAACAATAACAAAAACTTTTGCCTCAGATGCAAGTACGCTTGTACCTAATGAAACTATGTACATTCGATTTTATGTTTATAATACCAACAATGCTTTTCATATACAAAACGGTAACGGAAACAGTATTGGACCTGTAATCAAAGGGTATGTAAGAGGTCTTGACACCCTAACAGCATACAACGATGCAGCAACTACACCATCAAATCAAAGCATTCCAATTCCAGTTTTAAATAATGACGTCAAAGGAACTATTCCTTTACAAACTATGACGGCGACACAACCTGCCACAGGAGGTTCTGTAGTTGTAAACGGACTAACTGATATTACTTTTACTCCAACTTCCGGATTTATCGGAACATCTACATTTACGTACACTTTATACAATGGAAGCATTTATTCATCTGCCACAGTAACTGTAAACGTTACAGCACCACCATGCGTTGCTACCCCAACGCCGGGAATTAATCGTTGGAATGGATATGTATACACTTACACAGGAACACCAGCGCCAACTACATATGTTGGAACGGTTTATGAAAATCCAAATTTTGAAAGAGATGTACAATACGGAACAATAACAGGCGACCAAAGTGTTGCTGCTGATAATTTTTGTGGTCCGGTACCCGCCGAAAATTTTATGGTGCGTTATTTAATGCAAACAACGACAACAGCAGATACTTACAATTTTACAATAGGAGGAGATGATGGTGTTCGACTGTATATTGACGGAAACATAGTTACTCTTTCGCCAACAGATTCATGGAGCGATCATGGCTATAACACTTATGTAGCTCAGGTTGCGTTAAATGCCGGAACACATAATTTTATACTTGAATATTATGAAAAAGGAGGAATCGCAAGAGTATCCTTTTCACATGGCGCGGTGATAGGAACTAATGCCTCACTTCCGTTTGGAATTAATAAATGGAACGTTTACGGTTTCAATTTACCAGACATCAATTTGCAAACTGCAAGTTTTGCGGGAATGTATGTTGATCCAAATCTAAACTTTGACACACAACTTTTTTGGAATAAAACAAAATCACCTTCTTATTACTCTGGTTGGCAAGGTGCTCCAATGCCTATCGACAATTTTACTATTACTTACAAACGTAAGGGCTTTCCATGCGGTCGCTATCAACTTGTGCTGCCAAATTGTGATGATGTGGCAAAAATTTTCATTAATGGAGTTGACATTTTTACTCAAAATGGCTACAGTAATGCTAATGTACAGGTAAATGGAAATACCACATATTTCCTAAACGAAAATTCTACAGTAGAAGTACGCCTTAGAGAAGATGCCGGTGATGCTAATGTTGCTCTTACTTTTATTGATACACCAACTGAATATAATGGCACGGGAACTATTCCCCCAAACTCAACTTCTATTAAAATAACTGCAAATACAACTTTAAGTAACGATATCGAAGTTTGTTCTTGTACGATTAATCCAAATGTGATTCTTACCGTACCTTCTAACAAAACATTGACGGTTAACCAAAATATAACTGTTGGAACGGGTGGAAAACTTCTGCTTGAAGATGGAGCATCATTACTACAAACTAGTACCACAACAAATGCTTATCAAGGCGCAGCAGATTCTTTTCAGGTACTAAGAAACACAGATTTAGTGAAACGCTATGATTTTACGTATTGGTCAGCGCCAATAACCAAAATTCCAGCTTATACTATGCATGACTTGTCACCAGGTACATTATTAGACAAATATCAGAGTTATGATTCCTCAGCAAATGCATGGAAGATCAATTTAAACGGAACAGATGAAATGAAACCTGGTGTAGGATACGCAATTAGAGCGCCACAGAATTTTTCAATCACAAATCCAGTGACTTATCCTGCAACTTTTACGGGTGTTCCTAATAATGGTGATTATTCAGTTCAGCTTTATGCCACAAATTATAGTTTAATAGGAAATCCTTATCCATCAGCGATAGATGCACAAAAATTTATTACTATAAACCACAATGCTACACCATCTGTAGATGTTGGATCATTGTACTTTTGGACACACAATACACCTCCAAGTGATAAACCTTCAGCAGGAGGAACTTATGATTACACCAGTAATGATTATGCTGTTTTAAACCTATCAGGATCAACTTCTACAGGTGCAAAACGACCTGACGGAACTTACGAACCTGCACCATCAGGAAAAATAGCTTCTTGTCAGTCTTTCTTTATGCAGGCTTCTGGTCCTGGTGTTGTTAAGTTTACAAATGATATGCGTGTAAGCGGAAGCAACAATGAGTTTTATAAAACAACAAAAACAAATGAGCTCGATAAAAGTCGTATTTGGTTAAACCTTACTAGTAATCAAGGAGCTTTCAAACAAGCTTTGGTTGGTTATATCGAAGGTGCAACAAATGACTGGGATGTTAATTATGATGCAACTACGATGGCTGGAAATTCTTTTATAGATTTCTACAGTATTAATCAAGCAGATAAATTGAGTATTCAAGGGCGTGCTTTACCATTTACAGATACTGACAGAATTCCATTAGGATATAAAACTACTGTTGCAGGTGATTTTACAATTGCAATCGATCATGCTGACGGATTATTCGATAATCAGGCAGTATATCTGGAAGATAAAACGACAGGAAAAGTTATAGACCTAAAAGCTGGTAATTATACTTTTACAACTGCAATAGGAACTTTTACAGATCGTTTTACAATTGCTTATACCAAGAAAACTCTTGGAACAGGAGATTTTGAAAATACTGAAAACGATCTTTCGGTTTCTGTAAAAGAGAAAACAATCAAAGTAATTTCTACTAAAGAAAACATTAAAGAAGCTGCTATTTATGATATATCAGGAAAGCTTCTTTACAATAAAAAGAAAGTTGACGCAGCTGAATTACTGGTACAAAACCTTCAATCAGCCAATCAGGTTTTATTGGTAAAAATAACATTAGACAATGACTATGTTGTAACAAAGAAAATCATATTTAATTAA
- a CDS encoding beta-ketoacyl synthase N-terminal-like domain-containing protein: MNTQKISITAFSSISPLGNNAEEVWGKYLDNKHCFSKQFLDQQDTSVAALDAESKQIVAEIRESDPKYKFLDDSVLFALAASRKAVEQAGWKSNDVFGINIGSSRGATDLFEKHYKEYIDTGKAQTLASPTTTLGNISSWIAHDLQSVGPEISHSITCSTALHALLNGFAWLKSGMADKFLVGGSEAPLTDFTIAQMRALKIYSRINQTEEDWPNLAFDFEKTQNTMILGEGAAVCCLEAGEKENAIAYVTGVGYATEILEHNISISAEADCFQKSMKMALKDENLEDIDVIVMHAPGTIKGDLTELRAIEKVFGSQLPLLTTNKWKIGHTFGASGILSLELALLMMQNDTFIGVPFGEKQNQSGKPIKKVLINAVGFGGNAVSILIEKR; this comes from the coding sequence GTGAATACACAAAAAATATCCATAACAGCTTTTTCGTCTATTTCTCCTTTGGGAAATAATGCTGAGGAAGTTTGGGGAAAATATCTCGACAATAAACATTGTTTTTCTAAACAGTTTTTAGATCAACAAGACACATCGGTTGCGGCGCTTGATGCTGAGTCGAAACAAATTGTTGCTGAAATTAGAGAATCAGATCCTAAATATAAATTCTTAGATGATTCTGTTTTGTTTGCTTTGGCAGCTTCTCGTAAAGCAGTCGAACAGGCAGGATGGAAATCAAATGATGTTTTTGGAATCAACATCGGTTCTTCGCGTGGAGCTACAGATTTATTCGAGAAACATTATAAAGAATATATCGATACCGGAAAAGCACAGACTTTGGCATCGCCAACAACAACATTAGGAAATATTTCGTCATGGATTGCCCACGATTTACAAAGTGTTGGTCCTGAAATTTCTCATTCTATTACTTGTTCAACGGCACTTCACGCTTTATTAAATGGATTTGCATGGTTGAAATCCGGAATGGCCGATAAATTTTTGGTTGGTGGAAGTGAAGCTCCTTTAACAGATTTTACGATTGCGCAAATGCGTGCTTTAAAAATATATTCACGTATTAATCAAACAGAAGAAGACTGGCCGAATCTGGCTTTTGATTTTGAGAAAACTCAAAATACTATGATTCTGGGTGAAGGCGCTGCAGTTTGTTGTCTGGAAGCTGGTGAAAAAGAGAATGCAATCGCTTACGTAACCGGTGTGGGATATGCGACAGAGATTTTGGAACATAATATTTCGATTTCTGCGGAAGCAGATTGTTTTCAGAAATCAATGAAAATGGCTTTGAAGGATGAAAATTTAGAAGATATTGATGTGATTGTAATGCATGCTCCGGGAACAATAAAAGGTGATTTAACGGAATTGCGTGCTATCGAAAAAGTCTTCGGATCTCAATTGCCTTTATTGACTACTAATAAATGGAAGATTGGACACACTTTTGGCGCTTCGGGAATATTGAGTTTAGAACTTGCTCTTTTAATGATGCAAAACGACACTTTTATTGGAGTTCCATTTGGAGAAAAACAAAACCAATCCGGAAAACCAATTAAGAAAGTACTAATAAATGCTGTTGGATTTGGAGGAAATGCAGTTAGTATCTTAATCGAAAAACGATAA
- a CDS encoding regulatory protein RecX — MKSFCTPKEALLKLEHFCAYQERCHAEVVSKLYSLKMTNDESEQIIVQLIESNFLNETRFACSFARGKHRMKQWGTIRITNELKARQISPTNITIALKEISPEEYDTTFQQLSERCWENLREKDVLKKRKKFCDYMLRRGFESFLVYDKVKELEKNS; from the coding sequence ATGAAATCATTCTGCACCCCCAAAGAAGCCTTACTTAAACTCGAGCACTTTTGTGCCTATCAGGAGCGCTGTCATGCAGAGGTTGTTTCGAAATTATACAGCTTAAAAATGACCAATGATGAATCGGAACAAATCATAGTTCAGCTAATCGAAAGTAACTTTTTGAACGAGACTCGTTTTGCCTGCAGTTTTGCCAGAGGAAAACACAGAATGAAACAATGGGGAACTATCAGAATAACAAATGAATTAAAAGCAAGACAAATTTCTCCAACCAATATCACCATAGCCTTAAAAGAAATATCTCCTGAAGAGTATGACACAACTTTTCAGCAATTATCAGAAAGATGTTGGGAAAATTTACGTGAAAAAGACGTGCTGAAAAAGAGAAAAAAATTCTGCGATTATATGTTAAGACGCGGTTTCGAAAGTTTTTTGGTTTATGATAAAGTAAAAGAATTGGAGAAAAATTCATAG